The proteins below are encoded in one region of Salmo salar chromosome ssa02, Ssal_v3.1, whole genome shotgun sequence:
- the arid1aa gene encoding AT-rich interactive domain-containing protein 1A isoform X4, protein MAAQVASAATLNTSPPSELKKPDRDPNEDSILGEKQQENKQPGLERGSPGRGDLQDGADVGNAGGGGEPEMKNGNGNPSRTNNNQNDSIGSEGNNHPGMVHHHGSGFPPPSYGYSQHYGRAPFHQHGGQQSPGMAAAAGPAVQSSNMMDPYQPNSHDHGFSNHQFNNYNPFPNRTPYSGQGYGMNPSRNTQAPAAGGQPANVKQQPAGGPTAMAASYNNQRYNMGNPQPTSTPTLNQLLTSPSSTRIYPNYPSSEYSNQEGASKGPTDTGSSGQYGGGNPGWQQRTHHPPPMSPGSTGQPLGRSQPPGAMDPMAKMRGQQYGGGSPYSQQPGQGPPPGAQQGHAYPGQGYGPLGSQRYPVVMQGRTPGAMGGMQYGQQMPSYGQQGPGGYGPQGQGPYYGQQGQALHPGQQQGPYPQAPLGQQGGQTPYPQQSHPPQTSASHAQGGPPYPQPHMPPQSQGPQPGPSQGPPQSQPPYSQGPAQAQAQSGQPPYPQQQGPPSQPLQQASSQVPAVSQPQLSYPPTQGPQQLPTQQQQQPQIPSQPPQQPPGHSQHPQGQPASYSQNPPQQQQSQQSPYQRFPPPPQQEISQDSFSSQSSAPPSNQPKSVSEDVSMQGQLSSLPDLSGSIDDLPTGTDGALSPGVSTSGVSSSQGEQSNLAQSPFSPHTSPHLPGIRGPSPSPAGSPASATTSRTGPLSPATMPGTQMPPRPSSVQSDGSLHPAMSQSPMAQERGFIQRNPQMPPYGSPQSASPMSPRQSSGGQMHPGMGPYQQQNNSMGGYGPQGGQYGPQAYPRQPGYNNMPNANYPGPGMGNPMNSGPGIANPMSGQGGLPYAGIPPGRMPAGQMGVRPYGPNMGPNMPPNMGNMPPQVGSGMCPPPGLNRKAQEAAAVVMQHAATNSIHSRMPGYPNMSPGMMGSGAPYGPSMNNMPGMMNAQGGPPFPMGPNMANNSSGLAPSPEFGMDGKMNQGQKMNNKVDGTPKAEPTKSKKSSSSTTTNEKITRLYELGPELERKMWVDRYLGFIEEKAMGMTNLPAVGRKPLDLFRLYVSVKEIGGFAQVSVNKNKKWRELSTNLNVGTSSSAASSLKKQYIQCLYAFECKIERGEDPPPEIITDNKKANQAKVQPPSPAGSGSLQGPQTPQSTSSSMAEGSDLKPPTPASTPHPTQIPPGARSNVALQDPFADGSDPAFPRRNSLTPNSGYQSGMSTPEMPGRMGPGPYEGPGPNKDPFGAMRKVGEQFLPASQGPNSGMAEQQQFNRGPPPGAMGNMSMAQRQQYGPGPYGQGYERRPEQGMGPEGSMGSGAPQPNLMPVNSDTGMYSPNRYPPQQQPRNDSYGNQYPGHGTPPGGSYPNQQPGMYPQQQQVMAPTHCNYKRPVEGGYPPAKRHEGEMYSAPFSAGLQQQQQQQQPQQQPGVASAPPAGQPEMYQPQYSSGSFTGTDRRLPGPQGQFPFPFNRERMQAATGPNAQPSMPPQMMQPSPDGPPGGVWQGRGEMNYPGNYPNRQGVPPGGPAQGPGHPGMNRGSEEMSSEQRMNHEGQWGPGQMGPRQPPYGPGGTGPPMTRTLQSNYQSAQAMQNHIPQVSSPSPMPRGGPMESRTSPSKSPYMHSGIKMQKAGPPVPASHIVPQSVQSPLIRRDMPFPPGSVEATHPILKPRRCLTTKDIGTPEAWRVMMSLKSGLLAESTWALDTINILLYDDNSISTFNLNSLPGLLELVVEYFRRCLIEIFGILREYEVGDPGQRTLLDPDALKRDWSCTEDEEPGVEDMKVEGEDEEEEDDDDEEEEEEVVVQRSKQPAGTTIEGQARVKQEDEQESCSERGTLKEKDAEDKEKSFSTFEQPSSSSDPPGLGPATPQERPKQASKFDKLPLKMVRKKDPFPAGRATQRGKVQEFDSGLLHWSAGGGDSTEHIQTHFERREEFLVPRERVLVIPTTKQKRPEPENVGDKENATPTEKDKQKGGRDQRPSQPSSTEKASTTTDGKEGKSEHSDAETEEMSQAEEPQSQQEHDKSSGPPRQQVPQRVVEDEPHSKDEGPLVTLANWQDALARRCVCVSNIVRSLSFVPGNDQEMSKHPGLMLLLGRLVLLHHRHPERKRAPLTYEKEEESDDCLGQRDEWWWDCLSLLRENCLVTLANISGQLDLSIYPESICLPLLDGLLHWAVCPSAEAQDPFPTLGPHSAMSPQRLVLETLSKLSIQDNNVDLVLATPPLGRLEKLYGTLVRLVGERKVAVCREMSVVLLANLAQGDSMAARAIAVQKGSVGNLLGFLEDSLAATQLQQSQSSLLHLQGMHFEPTSNDMMRRAARALHALAKVEENHSEFTLYESRLLDLSVSPLMNSVVSHVICDVLFLIGQS, encoded by the exons ATGGCCGCTCAGGTCGCCAGCGCCGCCACTCTCAACACAAGCCCGCCTTCCGAACTAAAGAAACCGGATCGAGACCCAAATGAGGATTCTATACTGGGGGAAAAGCAGCAGGAAAACAAGCAGCCGGGATTAGAGCGCGGATCTCCGGGCCGGGGGGATCTGCAGGACGGGGCCGATGTTGGAAatgcagggggaggaggggaacctGAGATGAAGAACGGGAACGGGAACCCTTCCAGGACTAATAATAATCAGAATGATTCCATCGGATCCGAGGGGAATAACCATCCCGGGATGGTACACCACCATGGGTCCGGTTTTCCTCCACCTTCTTATGGATACAGTCAACACTACGGCCGGGCCCCTTTTCATCAACATGGCGGACAACAAAGCCCTGGCATGGCAGCTGCTGCAGGTCCAGCCGTGCAGTCGAGTAATATGATGGACCCATATCAACCCAATTCGCACGACCATGGCTTTTCTAACCACCAGTTTAACAATTACAATCCATTCCCGAACAGAACTCCCTATTCTGGCCAAGGATACGGCATGAACCCCTCACGTAATACCCAGGCTCCAGCAGCTGGGGgacagccagctaacgttaagcAGCAACCAGCAGGAGGACCCACAGCAATGGCTGCATCTTACAACAACCAGAGATATAATATGGGGAATCCACAGCCAACGTCTACCCCAACCCTCAACCAGCTCCTAACATCTCCAAGCTCCACGCGTATATATCCAAATTACCCATCTAGTGAATATAGTAATCAGGAAGGCGCTAGTAAGGGACCAACAGACACGGGCAGTAGCGGTCAGTATGGAGGGGGGAATCCGGGTTGGCAACAAAGGACCCATCATCCGCCGCCTATGAGCCCTGGAAGTACAGGGCAACCCCTAGGTAGAAGCCAG CCCCCAGGTGCAATGGATCCGATGGCTAAAATGAGAGGCCAGCAGTACGGAGGGGGCAGTCCATACTCCCAACAACCTGGGCAGGGGCCACCCCCAGGAGCCCAGCAGGGTCACGCATACCCGGGCCAAGGCTACGGTCCCCTTGGCTCCCAGAGATACCCGGTGGTCATGCAGGGCCGCACCCCTGGGGCTATGGGAGGCATGCAGTACGGGCAGCAG ATGCCGTCTTATGGGCAGCAGGGACCAGGAGGCTATGGGCCTCAGGGCCAAGGGCCCTACTACGGCCAACAGGGCCAGGCTTTACACCCAGGCCAGCAGCAAGGGCCCTACCCCCAGGCACCTCTCGGACAGCAGGGTGGTCAGACACCCTACCCTCAGCAGTCCCACCCTCCCCAGACGTCAGCCTCACATGCCCAGGGTGGGCCGCCCTATCCGCAGCCCCACATGCCCCCCCAGTCCCAGGGCCCGCAGCCAGGTCCATCCCAAGGGCCCCCACAGTCTCAGCCGCCCTACTCCCAGGGCCCAGCCCAGGCTCAGGCCCAGTCTGGTCAGCCTCCTTACCCCCAGCAGCAGGGGCCTCCCAGCCAGCCTCTACAGCAGGCCAGCTCCCAGGTCCCAGCAGTGTCGCAGCCCCAGCTTAGCTATCCACCCACGCAGGGCCCACAACAGCTCcccacgcagcagcagcagcaaccccAGATACCTTCTCAACCCCCTCAGCAACCACCAGGTCACAGCCAGCATCCACAGGGCCAGCCTGCATCCTACTCCCAGAATCCTCCACAGCAACAGCAATCACAGCAGTCACCTTACCAACGCTTCCCTCCTCCACCACAGCAG gagATATCCCAGGACTCGTTCAGTTCCCAGTCTAGCGCCCCTCCCTCCAACCAGCCCAAAAGTGTCTCGGAGGACGTCAGCATGCAAGGCCAGCTGTCCAGCCTACCG GATCTCTCAGGCTCCATCGATGACCTGCCCACGGGCACGGATGGCGCTCTGAGTCCTGGCGTGAGCACTTCAGGTGTGTCAAGCAGCCAGGGCGAGCAGAGCAACCTGGCCCAGTCGCCCTTCTCGCCCCACACCTCTCCCCACCTGCCAGGCATCCGAGGGCCCTCACCGTCACCCGCCGGCTCCCCCGCCAGTGCCACCACCTCCCGCACGGGGCCCCTCTCACCTGCCACAATGCCAG GGACCCAGATGCCCCCTAGACCATCGAGTGTGCAGTCTGACGGGAGTCTGCACCCCGCTATGAGCCAGTCTCCCATGGCCCAGGAGAGAG GGTTCATACAGAGAAACCCCCAGATGCCCCCATATGGTTCACCACAGTCTGcctctcccatgtcaccccgacAGTCCTCTGGAGGCCAGATGCACCCTGGGATGGGACCTTATCAGCAGCAGAACAACTCCATGGGGGGCTACGGACCTCAGGGTGGGCAGTATGGCCCACAAG CTTACCCCCGGCAACCTGGATACAACAACATGCCCAATGCCAACTACCCTGGCCCTGGCATGGGCAACCCCATGAACTCTGGCCCTGGCATTGCCAACCCCATGTCTGGGCAAGGGGGGCTGCCATACGCAGGCATCCCCCCTGGTAGAATGCCTGCGGGCCAGATGGGAGTGCGTCCCTATGGCCCTAACATGGGGCCCAACATGCCACCCAATATGGGTAACATGCCACCTCAGGTGGGCTCAGGGATGTGCCCTCCCCCCGGCCTCAACCGGAAGGCCCAGGAGGCTGCAGCTGTAGTCATGCAACACGCTGCTACCAACTCCATACACAGCAG GATGCCTGGCTACCCCAACATGTCCCCTGGCATGATGGGCTCTGGCGCCCCCTATGGCCCTTCCATGAACAACATGCCTGGCATGATGAACGCGCAGGGCGGCCCGCCTTTCCCTATGGGGCCCAACATGGCCAATAACTCCAGTG GTTTGGCCCCCAGTCCAGAGTTTGGTATGGATGGGAAAATGAACCAGGGCCAAAAGATGAACAACAAAGTGGACGGAACACCGAAAGCAGAACCGACTAAATCCAAG AAGTCAAGCTCTTCCACGACAACCAACGAGAAGATCACGCGTCTGTATGAGCTGGGCCCCGAGCTTGAGAGGAAGATGTGGGTGGACCGCTACCTGGGCTTTATCGAGGAGAAGGCCATGGGCATGACCAATCTGCCTGCTGTGGGCCGCAAGCCCCTAGACCTCTTCAGACTCTATGTCTCGGTCAAGGAGATTGGAGGCTTCGCACAGGTCAGT GTGAACAAGAACAAGAAGTGGCGGGAGCTATCCACCAACCTGAACGTTGGCACGTCGAGCAGCGCCGCCAGCTCCCTGAAGAAGCAGTACATCCAATGTCTGTACGCCTTCGAGTGCAAGATCGAACGCGGGGAGGACCCCCCTCCTGagatcatcactgacaacaagaAGGCCAACCAGGCCAAGGTCCAGCCACCCTCCCCAG CTGGGTCAGGTTCTCTCCAGGGCCCTCAGACCCCCCAGTCCACCAGCAGCTCCATGGCCGAGGGCAGCGACCTCAAGCCCCCCACACCCGCCTCCACCCCACACCCCACCCAGATACCACCCGGGGCCAG GAGCAATGTGGCGCTGCAGGACCCATTTGCTGACGGTAGTGACCCTGCTTTCCCCAGAAGGAACTCTTTGACCCCTAACTCTGGCTACCAGTCTGGCATGAGCACCCCAGAGATGCCAGGTCGCATGGGTCCAGGGCCCTACGAGGGTCCAGGGCCTAACAAAGACCCCTTTGGGGCCATGCGGAAAG TTGGGGAGCAATTCTTGCCTGCCAGTCAGGGTCCTAACAGTGGGATGGCTGAGCAGCAACAGTTTAACCGTGGGCCTCCTCCAGGTGCTATGGGGAACATGTCGATGGCTCAGAGACAACAGTACGGACCAGGACCTTACGGACAAGGCTACGAAAGGAG GCCAGAGCAGGGGATGGGCCCAGAGGGCAGCATGGGATCTGGTGCACCGCAGCCAAACCTGATGCCCGTCAACTCCGACACGGGGATGTACTCGCCAAACCGCTACCCACCACAGCAGCAGCCACG GAATGATTCCTATGGTAATCAATATCCTGGCCATGGTACTCCCCCTGGTGGTTCCTATCCCAATCAACAGCCAGGAATGTACCCACAGCAACAACAGGTGATGGCTCCAACCCACTGT AACTACAAGCGTCCCGTGGAAGGGGGCTACCCACCAGCGAAGCGTCACGAGGGGGAGATGTACAGCGCACCCTTCAGTGcagggctgcagcagcagcagcagcaacaacaaccgcagcagcagccaggggtGGCCTCTGCACCCCCTGCTGGCCAGCCAGAGATGTACCAACCCCAGTACAGCAGCGGCTCCTTCACCGGCACTGACCGCCGCCTGCCTGGTCCCCAAGGCCAGTTCCCCTTCCCCTTCAACAGAGAGCGCATGCAGGCCGCCACGGGGCCCAACGCCCAGCCCTCCATGCCCCCTCAGATGATGCAGCCAAGCCCTGACGGACCCCCGGGTGGCGTGTGGCAAGGCCGCGGGGAGATGAACTATCCCGGCAACTACCCCAACCGGCAGGGTGTCCCCCCAGGGGGCCCAGCCCAGGGACCTGGCCACCCCGGCATGAACCGTGGTTCGGAGGAAATGTCATCAGAGCAGCGCATGAACCACGAGGGCCAATGGGGGCCAGGTCAGATGGGCCCTCGGCAGCCCCCCTACGGCCCTGGAGGGACGGGCCCGCCCATGACCCGCACCCTACAGTCCAACTACCAATCCGCTCAGGCCATGCAGAACCACATTCCACAGGTGTCCAGTCCCTCCCCCATGCCCCGCGGGGGCCCCATGGAGAGCCGGACGTCGCCCAGTAAATCTCCCTACATGCACAGTGGCATCAAGATGCAAAAGGCAGGGCCCCCGGTTCCTGCCTCTCACATAGTGCCCCAGTCTGTGCAGTCCCCTCTGATCCGTAGAGACATGCCCTTTCCCCCAGGCTCAGTGGAGGCCACCCACCCCATCCTAAAACCACGCCGATGCCTCACAACGAAAGATATCG GGACCCCAGAGGCTTGGAGGGTGATGATGTCCCTAAAGTCTGGCCTGTTGGCTGAGAGCACGTGGGCCCTCGACACCATCAACATCCTCCTGTATGACGACAACAGCATCTCCACCTTCAACCTCAATTCG CTGCCTGGCCTGCTGGAGCTGGTGGTGGAGTACTTCCGGCGCTGCCTCATCGAGATCTTTGGGATCCTGCGCGAGTACGAGGTGGGCGATCCCGGCCAGAGGACTCTACTGGACCCTGACGCCCTGAAAAGAGACTGGAGCTGCACGGAAGATGAGGAACCAGGGGTGGAGGACATGAAGGtagaaggagaggatgaggaggaggaggatgatgatgacgaggaggaggaagaagaggtggTGGTGCAGCGTTCAAAACAGCCGGCCGGGACGACAATTGAGGGACAGGCTCGGGTGAAGCAAGAGGATGAGCAGGAGTCGTGCTCAGAACGGGGGACACTGAAAGAGAAGGATGCTGAAGATAAGGAGAAGAGCTTCTCTACCTTTGAGCAGCCCAGCTCTTCATCGGACCCCCCTGGCCTGGGCCCGGCTACCCCCCAGGAGAGACCCAAACAGGCTAGCAAGTTCGACAAGCTCCCCCTGAAGATGGTACGGAAGAAGGACCCGTTTCCGGCAGGCAGGGCAACCCAGAGAGGAAAAGTGCAGGAGTTTGACAGTGGGCTGCTCCACTGGAGTGCCGGCGGCGGAGACAGCACGGAACACATCCAGACCCACTTTGAAAGGAGGGAGGAATTCCTGGTCCCACGAGAACGAGTGCTGGTCATCCCCACAACCAAGCAGAAACGGCCAGAACCAGAGAACGTGGGGGACAAGGAAAATGCTACCCCCACAGAGAAAGACAAGCAGAAGGGGGGTAGGGATCAGAGGCCCTCCCAGCCATCATCCACAGAGAAGGCCTCAACAACAACCGACGGTAAGGAGGGGAAGTCCGAGCACTCGGACGCTGAGACAGAGGAAATGTCACAGGCGGAAGAGCCCCAGAGTCAGCAGGAGCACGACAAATCGAGCGGACCCCCTCGTCAGCAAGTCCCCCAGCGTGTGGTGGAGGACGAGCCTCACAGCAAGGACGAGGGCCCACTGGTTACACTGGCCAACTGGCAGGATGCTCTGGCCCGCCGCTGTGTTTGCGTCTCCAACATCGTGCGCAGCCTCTCCTTTGTGCCTGGCAACGACCAGGAGATGTCCAAACACCCTGGCCTCATGCTGCTGCTGGGTCGCCTAGTGCTGCTACACCACCGCCACCCTGAGAGGAAACGGGCCCCGCTCACCTACGAGaaggaggaggagtctgatgaCTGTCTTGGCCAGAGGGACGAATGGTGGTGGGACTGCCTGTCGCTGTTGAGGGAGAACTGCCTGGTCACTCTGGCCAACATCTCTGGCCAGCTGGACCTCTCCATCTACCCCGAGAGCATTTGCCTTCCGCTGCTGGACGGCCTCCTCCACTGGGCTGTGTGCCCCTCGGCTGAGGCCCAGGACCCCTTCCCCACGTTGGGGCCACACAGCGCAATGTCCCCCCAGAGACTGGTCTTGGAGACCCTCAGCAAGCTGAGCATCCAAGACAACAATGTGGACCTGGTTCTGGCCACGCCGCCGTTGGGTCGGTTAGAGAAGCTGTATGGGACCTTGGTGCGGCTGGTTGGGGAGAGAAAGGTGGCCGTCTGCAGGGAGATGTCGGTGGTGTTGTTGGCCAACCTGGCCCAGGGAGACAGCATGGCAGCGCGCGCCATTGCCGTGCAGAAGGGAAGCGTGGGTAATCTCCTAGGCTTCTTGGAGGACAGCCTGGCGGCCACCCAGCTACAGCAGAGCCAGAGCTCTCTGCTGCACCTGCAGGGGATGCACTTCGAGCCCACCAGTAATGACATGATGCGGCGGGCGGCCCGGGCCCTGCATGCCTTAGCCAAGGTGGAGGAGAACCACTCAGAGTTCACACTCTACGAGTCACGCCTCCTTGACCTCTCTGTGTCACCTCTCATGAACTCGGTGGTGTCTCACGTCATCTGCGATGTACTCTTTCTGATTGGCCAGTCATGA